In one Alphaproteobacteria bacterium genomic region, the following are encoded:
- a CDS encoding hydantoinase/oxoprolinase family protein codes for MALLLGIDTGGTYTDAVLFDDESRTVLASAKALTSKHDLSICVREATTAALQSAPDLNPTQIRLVSLSTTLATNALVEQHGFPVGLILIGQDEKALDRAGLRAAMGSDPVLFLEGGHGPDGHERMPLNLKEALPKIDALAEKVSAVAICGYFGVRNPSHEVAVRDAVRSRIDLPVTCAHEMASALDAPRRALTALLNARLVPLIQQLIRAVEGMLSENGIEAPLMVVKGDGSLISAETALTRPVETILSGPAASVVGAQFLSGREDCVISDIGGTTTDIAVLRNARPVLAPDGAIVGGYRTMVEAIAVHTIGLGGDSEIGLDDEKRLRVGPRRMVPISLLARDHDTVLPILEAQLARPWPKPHDGRFAIKLRERRGGALSRGEQRVWDALQDGPKSLEQLLAARAPEQPLLRLVDRGLVILCGFTPSDAAHVLGLHADWNVDAARLASELSARTERRPGIPLADSGEELARQVIDRLTIQSCMAVVETVLPDAPGRSGRRFMEAAFTAHDASEDLIDFEVRLRRPLIGIGAPARTYYPEIAKRLNTEFDVPRFAEVCNAVGAVAGGVSQRVQILITSPAEGLFRVHGLDGVTDFRDLEEAAASAIGLAESEARARAVDAGATEIRVESSRDDRVATVAGSFQVFIESRIGATAYGRPKLAGA; via the coding sequence ATGGCATTGTTGTTGGGCATCGATACGGGGGGCACCTACACCGACGCCGTTCTGTTCGACGACGAAAGCCGCACCGTGTTGGCGTCGGCCAAGGCGCTGACCTCCAAGCATGATCTTTCCATATGTGTTCGCGAAGCGACAACCGCCGCGCTGCAGTCCGCGCCGGACCTGAATCCAACCCAAATTCGCCTCGTTTCGCTTTCCACGACGCTGGCAACCAATGCCCTGGTTGAGCAGCATGGATTCCCGGTCGGCCTGATCCTGATCGGGCAGGACGAGAAAGCCCTGGACCGGGCCGGTCTGCGCGCTGCGATGGGGTCCGACCCCGTGCTGTTTCTGGAAGGCGGGCATGGACCGGACGGCCATGAACGGATGCCGCTGAACCTGAAGGAGGCCTTGCCGAAGATCGACGCCCTGGCGGAAAAGGTCTCTGCCGTCGCGATCTGCGGCTATTTCGGTGTCCGCAATCCCAGCCATGAAGTTGCCGTCCGGGATGCCGTGCGATCGCGCATCGACCTGCCCGTCACCTGTGCCCATGAAATGGCCAGCGCGCTCGACGCCCCGCGCCGCGCGCTGACGGCATTGTTGAACGCACGCCTCGTGCCGCTGATTCAGCAACTGATCCGGGCGGTCGAGGGCATGCTGTCCGAAAATGGCATCGAGGCCCCCCTGATGGTTGTCAAAGGGGACGGTTCGCTGATTTCGGCGGAAACCGCCCTGACACGCCCGGTCGAAACAATCCTCAGCGGCCCGGCGGCCAGTGTCGTCGGTGCCCAGTTCCTCAGCGGTCGCGAGGACTGCGTCATCTCTGACATCGGCGGCACCACGACCGACATCGCGGTCCTGCGGAATGCCCGACCGGTCCTGGCGCCGGACGGTGCGATTGTCGGCGGGTACCGAACGATGGTGGAAGCCATTGCGGTTCACACGATCGGCCTGGGCGGCGACAGCGAGATCGGGCTGGATGACGAGAAGCGCCTGCGGGTCGGACCGCGCCGCATGGTGCCGATCAGCTTGCTGGCCCGCGACCACGATACCGTTCTGCCGATCCTGGAAGCGCAATTGGCGCGGCCATGGCCGAAGCCGCATGACGGCCGGTTCGCAATCAAACTGCGCGAACGCCGCGGCGGGGCCCTCAGCCGCGGGGAACAGCGCGTCTGGGATGCCTTGCAGGACGGGCCGAAATCCCTTGAACAATTGCTGGCTGCCCGGGCACCGGAACAACCGCTGTTGCGCCTTGTGGATCGGGGGCTGGTGATCCTGTGCGGCTTCACCCCCTCGGACGCGGCCCATGTGCTGGGACTGCACGCGGATTGGAATGTCGACGCGGCGCGCCTTGCATCCGAACTGAGCGCCCGCACGGAGCGCCGCCCGGGAATCCCGCTGGCGGATTCCGGCGAGGAACTGGCCCGTCAGGTCATCGACCGGCTGACGATACAATCCTGCATGGCCGTGGTGGAGACGGTGTTGCCCGACGCGCCCGGGCGCAGCGGCCGACGCTTCATGGAGGCGGCCTTTACGGCCCATGACGCGTCCGAAGACCTGATCGATTTCGAAGTCCGGCTGCGCCGGCCGCTGATCGGCATCGGCGCCCCCGCCCGCACCTATTATCCGGAAATCGCAAAACGCCTGAACACGGAATTCGACGTGCCCCGTTTCGCGGAGGTCTGCAATGCCGTCGGTGCCGTCGCGGGCGGCGTCAGTCAGCGTGTGCAGATCCTGATCACCTCCCCCGCGGAGGGCCTGTTCCGGGTGCATGGTCTGGATGGTGTCACGGACTTCCGGGACCTGGAAGAAGCTGCCGCAAGCGCGATCGGCCTCGCGGAATCTGAGGCCAGAGCCAGGGCGGTCGATGCCGGCGCCACCGAGATCCGGGTCGAATCCAGCCGTGACGACCGGGTCGCGACCGTCGCCGGTTCATTCCAGGTCTTCATCGAAAGCCGGATCGGCGCCACCGCCTACGGCCGCCCGAAACTGGCCGGCGCGTGA
- a CDS encoding transferase hexapeptide repeat family protein — protein sequence MLKPKTYALEGVRPVIHPTAFVHPTAVLIGDAIVGPRCYVGPGAAMRGDFGRVMLEEGSNLQDNCIMHAFPGMDCVIEVDGHIGHGAILHGCRVGRNALVGMNSVVMDGAVIGDSAMVAAMAFVKAGFEVPPRMLAAGTPAKILRELSDAEIAWKEEGTRDYQRLSERCHASLEECEPLSEEEPDRPRLDAGASVPLYQKKGG from the coding sequence ATGCTGAAACCGAAAACCTATGCGTTGGAAGGGGTGCGCCCCGTTATCCATCCGACTGCCTTCGTGCATCCGACTGCGGTACTGATCGGCGATGCCATCGTCGGCCCGCGTTGCTATGTCGGACCGGGCGCGGCGATGCGCGGCGATTTCGGCAGGGTGATGCTGGAGGAAGGCTCAAACCTGCAGGACAATTGCATCATGCACGCCTTTCCCGGCATGGATTGCGTGATCGAGGTTGACGGTCATATCGGCCATGGCGCGATCCTGCACGGCTGCCGCGTCGGGCGGAACGCACTGGTCGGCATGAATTCGGTCGTGATGGACGGTGCCGTGATCGGCGACAGCGCGATGGTCGCGGCAATGGCCTTCGTGAAAGCGGGGTTCGAGGTGCCGCCGCGCATGCTGGCGGCCGGCACACCGGCGAAGATCCTGCGCGAATTGAGCGATGCGGAAATCGCCTGGAAGGAAGAGGGCACACGCGACTACCAGCGGCTCAGCGAACGCTGCCACGCCAGTCTGGAAGAATGCGAGCCGCTGTCGGAGGAGGAACCCGACCGACCGAGGCTCGACGCGGGAGCTTCCGTGCCGCTCTATCAGAAGAAGGGTGGGTAG
- a CDS encoding ribonucleotide-diphosphate reductase subunit beta, translating to MSLLDASPVYKPFNYPWAYEAWLTQQRIHWLPEEVPLADDVKDWHKTLTKAERNLLTQIFRFFTQADVEVNNCYMKHYSQVFQPTEVQMMLAAFSNMETVHVAAYSHLLDTIGMPEVEYTAFMKYKEMKDKYDYMQGWGTSTKEDIAKTLAVFGGFTEGLQLFASFAMLMNFPRHNKMKGMGQIVSWSVRDESLHTASIIRLFKTFISENPEIWTEAFQRDLYKACDTIVSHEDAFIDLAFELGAVEGLTAEDVKRYIRYIADRRLTQLGLQPMYHTDKNPLRWMDEMLNGVEHTNFFENRATEYSKASTQGSWEEAFE from the coding sequence ATGTCGCTGCTTGATGCCAGCCCGGTCTATAAACCATTCAATTATCCATGGGCTTATGAGGCCTGGCTGACCCAGCAACGCATCCACTGGCTGCCCGAGGAAGTGCCGCTGGCCGACGACGTCAAGGACTGGCACAAGACGCTTACCAAGGCCGAGCGCAATCTTCTGACCCAGATTTTTCGCTTCTTCACCCAGGCGGATGTTGAGGTCAACAACTGCTACATGAAGCATTATTCCCAGGTCTTCCAGCCGACCGAAGTCCAGATGATGCTGGCCGCCTTCTCCAATATGGAGACGGTCCATGTCGCAGCCTACAGCCACCTGCTGGACACGATCGGCATGCCCGAGGTCGAGTACACCGCCTTCATGAAATACAAGGAGATGAAGGACAAATACGACTACATGCAGGGTTGGGGCACCAGCACGAAAGAGGACATTGCCAAGACGCTGGCCGTCTTCGGCGGTTTCACCGAGGGTCTGCAGCTTTTCGCCAGCTTTGCCATGCTGATGAACTTCCCGCGCCACAACAAGATGAAAGGCATGGGGCAGATCGTCAGTTGGTCGGTGCGCGACGAGTCGCTGCACACCGCCTCGATCATCCGGCTGTTCAAGACCTTCATTTCCGAGAATCCCGAGATCTGGACCGAAGCGTTCCAGCGCGACCTCTACAAGGCCTGCGATACCATCGTCAGCCACGAGGATGCCTTCATCGACCTCGCATTCGAGCTTGGCGCCGTGGAGGGCCTGACGGCGGAGGATGTGAAGCGTTACATCCGTTACATCGCGGATCGCCGCCTGACCCAACTGGGTCTGCAGCCGATGTATCACACGGACAAGAACCCGCTGCGTTGGATGGACGAGATGCTGAACGGCGTCGAACATACCAACTTCTTCGAGAACCGCGCGACGGAGTATTCCAAGGCGTCGACCCAGGGTTCCTGGGAGGAAGCGTTCGAATAG
- a CDS encoding PilZ domain-containing protein has translation MFRMGGILSKKSSENRRFPRFSSNKIRFEMDGRELDIVDISATGIQVRGAPAWIATGQALIFNLLVPVRGQILPVAASGRVIRRLGDGLAIHYQSPHPNWKRLLTDYLARK, from the coding sequence ATGTTCCGGATGGGTGGCATTCTATCCAAGAAATCGTCAGAAAACCGTCGATTTCCAAGGTTCTCGTCGAACAAGATTCGCTTCGAGATGGACGGTCGCGAGCTGGACATCGTCGACATTTCCGCGACCGGCATTCAGGTTCGTGGGGCGCCGGCATGGATCGCTACCGGCCAGGCGCTGATCTTCAATCTCCTGGTTCCCGTTCGCGGTCAGATCCTGCCGGTCGCCGCGTCCGGCCGCGTCATCCGGAGACTGGGGGACGGCCTTGCGATCCACTACCAAAGCCCTCATCCTAACTGGAAGCGTCTCCTGACGGATTATCTCGCCCGCAAGTAA
- a CDS encoding aminotransferase class IV, with protein sequence MPLADARIGVTDWGLVRSDATYDVVSVWDGAFFRLEDHLDRFEASMAKLRLSIPQGRDEIRDILIQCVRRSGLRRSYVAMVCLRGVPVRASRMPGACANYLVAYARPWVWVFPEDVVARGAHLIVPDSIRIPPESVDPRVKNYHWGDMTYGLFEAEDAGADSALLADASGFVCEGPGFNVFAIKNGTVITPNRGVLEGITRRTAIEVCEELGMPVETRPVTVDEFKEADEAFATTTGGGIMPIRRLDDRIFSNDAPGPATLRIKQTYWDWHDRPQHRLDVSYDT encoded by the coding sequence ATGCCGCTCGCGGACGCCAGGATCGGCGTCACCGATTGGGGACTCGTGCGGTCCGACGCCACCTATGACGTGGTCTCGGTATGGGATGGCGCCTTCTTTCGGCTGGAAGACCATCTCGACCGGTTCGAGGCCTCGATGGCAAAGCTGCGCCTGTCGATTCCCCAGGGCCGAGACGAGATTCGGGACATTCTGATCCAATGCGTGCGCCGTTCCGGCCTGCGCCGATCCTATGTCGCCATGGTCTGTCTGCGCGGCGTGCCGGTCCGGGCCAGCCGCATGCCCGGAGCGTGCGCCAACTATCTGGTCGCCTATGCCCGACCGTGGGTCTGGGTCTTTCCGGAGGATGTCGTGGCGCGCGGAGCCCATCTGATCGTCCCGGACTCGATCCGCATCCCGCCCGAATCCGTCGACCCCCGGGTTAAGAACTACCATTGGGGTGACATGACCTACGGCCTGTTCGAGGCTGAGGATGCAGGCGCCGACAGCGCGTTGCTGGCCGATGCATCGGGGTTCGTCTGTGAAGGCCCGGGGTTCAATGTCTTTGCGATAAAGAACGGAACCGTGATTACGCCCAATCGCGGCGTTCTGGAGGGCATAACCCGGCGAACGGCGATCGAGGTTTGCGAGGAACTGGGCATGCCGGTGGAAACAAGACCGGTCACCGTCGACGAATTCAAGGAGGCCGACGAAGCCTTCGCCACAACGACCGGCGGCGGCATCATGCCGATCCGCCGATTGGACGACCGGATCTTCAGCAACGACGCCCCCGGCCCGGCCACACTTCGCATCAAGCAGACCTATTGGGACTGGCATGACCGTCCCCAGCACCGTTTGGACGTATCCTATGACACTTGA
- a CDS encoding GNAT family N-acetyltransferase, producing the protein MTLEIRPVHAADFEDWRELWQAYLTFYRTTLPEGRTEKTWSRMLDDDLPVHCLIARDDGVAVGFAAYLTHFSTWLDGKDCYLEDLYVAADIRGSGVGRKLIESVGDAARDLGCDRLYWTTEINNYRARGLYDKVAGPSDSVRYRMSLTQPA; encoded by the coding sequence ATGACACTTGAAATCCGCCCGGTGCACGCCGCCGACTTCGAAGACTGGAGGGAGTTGTGGCAGGCATATCTGACATTCTACCGAACGACCCTTCCGGAGGGGCGCACCGAGAAGACCTGGTCGCGCATGCTCGACGACGATCTTCCGGTCCATTGTCTGATCGCCCGGGACGACGGCGTTGCGGTCGGCTTCGCCGCCTATCTGACCCATTTCAGCACCTGGCTGGACGGGAAGGATTGCTATCTGGAGGACCTCTATGTGGCCGCCGACATACGCGGTAGCGGGGTCGGACGGAAGCTGATCGAGTCGGTTGGCGACGCCGCCCGAGACCTGGGATGCGATCGTCTCTACTGGACAACGGAGATCAACAACTACCGGGCCCGCGGTCTGTACGACAAGGTCGCAGGGCCGTCCGACTCCGTTCGCTACCGGATGTCCCTCACTCAGCCGGCGTGA
- a CDS encoding SDR family oxidoreductase, translated as MADRLKDKVALVVGAGSVGPGWGNGKAAAVLFAREGAAVLCADVNLAAAEETAQIIRDEGGRATAVQVDVVRQDEIKGMVNACLDAFGRIDIVDYNVGLAHVGSVVDLPEEDWDRIFDVNLKGCYLTMKHVLPVMEKQGGGSIVNISSIASIRYTGVPYATYYATKAAMNHLTKTVAAEYAPKGIRVNAVLPGLMKTPMVEKSAGLAGTYADGDVEAMWKVRDSQCPMGHMGDAWDVAYAALFLASDESKYVTGLELLVDGGITLKYS; from the coding sequence ATGGCCGATCGGTTGAAGGACAAGGTGGCCCTGGTGGTCGGCGCAGGGTCTGTCGGGCCCGGATGGGGAAACGGAAAGGCCGCCGCTGTCCTGTTTGCCCGGGAAGGGGCTGCAGTGCTTTGTGCGGACGTCAATCTGGCCGCGGCGGAGGAAACGGCGCAGATCATCCGTGATGAGGGCGGTCGGGCAACGGCCGTCCAGGTCGATGTCGTCCGTCAGGACGAGATCAAGGGCATGGTCAACGCCTGCTTGGACGCCTTCGGGCGCATCGACATCGTGGACTACAATGTCGGTCTTGCGCATGTCGGCAGCGTGGTCGACCTGCCCGAAGAGGACTGGGACCGGATTTTCGACGTCAATTTGAAGGGGTGCTACCTGACCATGAAGCACGTCCTGCCGGTGATGGAGAAGCAGGGCGGCGGGTCGATCGTGAACATCTCGTCCATCGCGTCTATCCGCTATACCGGCGTGCCCTATGCCACCTACTACGCCACCAAGGCGGCAATGAACCACCTGACCAAGACCGTGGCGGCCGAGTATGCGCCGAAGGGGATTCGGGTCAATGCGGTGTTGCCGGGTCTGATGAAGACCCCGATGGTGGAAAAATCGGCGGGCCTGGCCGGCACCTATGCCGATGGCGATGTCGAGGCGATGTGGAAGGTGCGGGATTCGCAATGCCCGATGGGACATATGGGGGATGCCTGGGATGTCGCCTATGCCGCGCTTTTCCTCGCATCGGACGAATCCAAATACGTCACCGGTCTGGAACTGCTGGTCGACGGCGGGATCACGCTTAAGTATAGCTGA
- a CDS encoding GcrA family cell cycle regulator, with protein sequence MEWTDERVTLLKGMWTNGYTARQIAEKLGGVTRNAVIGKAHRLGLSSRPTQVKRHTPLPIPNVVERHCQWPIGHPGTDEFHFCGKNAVPGKPYCEKHCSVAYRRKDDNAA encoded by the coding sequence ATGGAATGGACGGACGAGCGGGTCACCCTCCTCAAGGGAATGTGGACCAACGGCTATACGGCCCGACAGATCGCCGAGAAACTTGGCGGTGTCACGCGGAACGCGGTGATCGGCAAGGCGCACCGCCTCGGCCTTTCCTCCCGTCCGACGCAGGTCAAGCGGCACACGCCGCTGCCCATCCCGAATGTGGTGGAGCGTCACTGCCAGTGGCCGATTGGCCATCCGGGCACCGACGAGTTCCATTTCTGTGGCAAGAACGCCGTTCCGGGCAAACCCTATTGCGAGAAGCATTGCTCGGTCGCGTATCGGCGCAAGGACGACAACGCCGCCTAA
- a CDS encoding AI-2E family transporter has translation MTDETDSAPRNLANIRVLSVFSAFALVALLVYLMVIAEAILLPFVIAVFIVILLDSLAVRINRITIAGRSLPAWAGMTLSILIFILAFVALANLIRSNIAAVSAAVPEYEENIRGMVDRWLALAGAKELPSIRDLIDQIDVGKTLGSAVSALASVTGNALTVLFYVVFILLEQVTFGRKVEALFTKTDDRKRAREMIGRITKDIQTYIGLKTFVSAITGILSYIVMALVGVDFAGFWAVLIFILNYIPYVGSLAGVAFPAVLTLVQFSSPIPFVITTVVLASVQLTVGNVIEPRMMGRSLNLSPLVILLSLAVFGQIWGIVGMVLSMPFMVIAMIVCAGFEATRPIAIVLSATGNVDRKDTAA, from the coding sequence ATGACGGACGAGACGGACTCCGCGCCACGAAATCTGGCGAACATCCGGGTTCTGAGCGTCTTCTCCGCCTTCGCGCTGGTCGCGCTTCTGGTCTATCTGATGGTGATCGCGGAGGCCATTCTCCTGCCCTTCGTGATCGCCGTCTTTATTGTCATCCTGCTGGATTCCCTTGCCGTTCGGATCAATCGGATCACGATCGCCGGGCGATCGCTGCCGGCCTGGGCCGGAATGACCCTGTCGATCCTGATCTTCATCCTGGCCTTCGTTGCGTTGGCCAATCTGATCCGCAGCAACATCGCGGCGGTCAGCGCCGCCGTTCCCGAGTATGAAGAGAACATTCGCGGCATGGTCGACCGGTGGCTGGCGCTTGCCGGTGCAAAGGAACTCCCCAGCATCCGCGATCTGATCGACCAGATCGATGTCGGCAAGACCCTGGGCAGTGCCGTGTCCGCCCTTGCCTCCGTCACCGGGAACGCTTTGACCGTTCTTTTTTATGTCGTCTTCATCCTGCTGGAGCAGGTCACGTTCGGTCGCAAGGTGGAGGCACTGTTCACGAAGACCGACGACCGCAAGCGGGCGCGCGAAATGATCGGCCGCATTACCAAGGATATTCAGACCTATATCGGTCTGAAGACCTTCGTCAGCGCGATTACCGGGATTCTGAGCTATATCGTCATGGCCCTGGTCGGGGTCGATTTCGCGGGCTTCTGGGCCGTCCTGATCTTTATCCTGAACTACATTCCCTATGTCGGATCGCTGGCCGGAGTCGCCTTCCCCGCCGTTCTGACACTGGTGCAGTTCAGTTCGCCGATTCCCTTCGTCATCACGACGGTGGTCCTGGCCAGCGTGCAACTGACCGTCGGCAATGTCATCGAGCCCCGGATGATGGGACGGTCGCTGAATCTCAGTCCGCTTGTCATCCTGCTTTCGCTGGCCGTGTTCGGCCAGATCTGGGGCATCGTCGGAATGGTTCTATCCATGCCCTTCATGGTCATTGCCATGATTGTCTGCGCCGGGTTCGAGGCGACACGACCGATCGCGATCGTGCTCTCGGCGACCGGCAATGTGGACCGAAAAGACACGGCCGCCTGA
- a CDS encoding ribonucleoside-diphosphate reductase subunit alpha: MKQNERGIKVTVDRSRDGLLTEFGKATLSDRYLMPGESFQDMFARVAMHFADDSAHAQRLYDYISKLWFMPATPVLSNGGTKRGLPISCFLNESTDSLEGIVGLWNENVWLAARGGGIGSYWGNLRSIGETVGGNGKTSGVVPFIRVMDSLTLAISQGSLRRGSAAVYLPIWHPEIEEFIEIRRPTGGDPNRKALNLHHGIVITDDFMRAVENDEEWKLVSPKDKAMIRKVRARDLWIRILTARIETGEPYILYGDHVNRNIPEHQKLAGLTVKTSNLCSEITLPTGVDHHGEQRTAVCCLSSLNLEKYLEWEQEDDFVPDVMRFLDNVLQDFIDNAPDDFSRAKYAAMRERSVGLGTMGYHSFLQAMMIPMEGVMAKVWNTRMFKHIRAQADKASRDLAAERGACPDAAEFGIQERFSNKLAIAPTASISIICGGTSPGIEPIAANSYTHKTLSGSFTVRNRHLKALLAEKGKDDDDTWSSISVNEGSVQHLDFLSDEEKDVFKTAFEIDQRWLIDHAGDRAPFICQAQSLNVFLPANVHKRDLHQLHFRAWKKGVKSLYYCRSKSIQRAEADDTVRVNMAGSGAVSIPMAGRVNSGDAPRPAVQPEYEECLSCQ, from the coding sequence ATCAAGCAGAACGAGCGCGGCATCAAGGTCACCGTCGATCGCAGCCGCGACGGTCTGCTGACCGAGTTCGGCAAGGCGACGCTCAGCGATCGTTACCTGATGCCCGGCGAAAGTTTCCAGGACATGTTCGCCCGCGTTGCAATGCATTTTGCCGATGACTCAGCCCATGCGCAGCGGCTCTATGATTATATTTCGAAGCTCTGGTTCATGCCGGCCACGCCGGTCCTGTCCAATGGCGGCACCAAGCGCGGCCTTCCGATCAGCTGCTTCCTGAATGAAAGCACCGACAGCCTGGAAGGCATTGTCGGCCTGTGGAACGAGAATGTCTGGCTCGCGGCCCGTGGCGGCGGAATCGGCAGCTACTGGGGCAATCTGCGCTCCATTGGCGAGACCGTCGGCGGCAACGGCAAGACGTCGGGCGTGGTTCCCTTCATCCGGGTCATGGATTCCCTGACGCTGGCGATCAGCCAGGGGTCGCTGCGCCGCGGTTCGGCTGCGGTCTACCTGCCGATCTGGCACCCGGAGATTGAGGAATTCATCGAAATCCGACGCCCGACCGGCGGCGATCCGAACCGGAAGGCACTGAACCTGCACCACGGGATCGTCATTACCGACGACTTCATGCGCGCGGTCGAGAATGACGAGGAATGGAAGCTGGTATCGCCGAAAGACAAGGCGATGATCCGCAAGGTCCGGGCCCGCGATCTCTGGATTCGCATCCTGACCGCCCGGATTGAAACGGGCGAGCCCTACATTCTCTACGGCGACCATGTGAACCGGAACATTCCGGAGCACCAGAAACTGGCCGGGCTTACGGTCAAGACGTCCAACCTCTGCTCCGAAATCACGCTGCCGACCGGTGTCGACCACCATGGTGAACAGCGCACCGCGGTCTGCTGCCTGTCTTCCCTGAACCTCGAGAAATACCTCGAATGGGAGCAGGAAGACGATTTCGTGCCGGATGTGATGCGCTTCCTGGACAATGTGCTTCAGGATTTCATCGACAATGCGCCGGACGACTTCTCACGCGCCAAATATGCGGCCATGCGGGAACGCTCGGTCGGTCTAGGCACGATGGGGTATCATTCCTTCCTGCAGGCGATGATGATTCCGATGGAAGGTGTCATGGCAAAGGTCTGGAACACCCGGATGTTCAAGCATATCCGCGCTCAGGCCGACAAAGCCTCACGCGATCTGGCGGCGGAGCGCGGCGCCTGCCCGGATGCCGCGGAGTTCGGCATTCAGGAGCGTTTCTCCAACAAGCTCGCGATCGCACCGACCGCATCCATCTCTATCATCTGCGGCGGCACTTCACCGGGTATCGAACCGATCGCGGCGAACAGCTACACCCACAAGACGCTAAGCGGCTCTTTCACTGTCCGGAACCGGCATCTGAAGGCGCTGCTGGCGGAAAAGGGTAAGGACGACGACGACACCTGGTCGTCGATCTCGGTCAATGAAGGTTCGGTCCAGCATCTCGACTTCCTGTCGGATGAGGAGAAGGACGTCTTCAAGACGGCCTTCGAAATCGATCAGCGCTGGCTGATCGACCATGCCGGCGACCGGGCACCGTTCATCTGTCAGGCGCAGTCGCTGAACGTTTTCCTACCGGCCAATGTCCACAAGCGCGACCTGCACCAATTGCATTTCCGCGCGTGGAAAAAAGGGGTGAAGAGCCTCTACTACTGCCGCTCCAAGTCGATCCAGCGAGCAGAGGCCGACGACACGGTGCGGGTCAACATGGCCGGCAGCGGCGCGGTATCGATCCCGATGGCCGGCCGGGTAAACAGCGGCGACGCCCCCCGCCCCGCCGTCCAGCCCGAATACGAGGAATGCCTCAGCTGCCAGTAA